A single window of Paracoccus albus DNA harbors:
- a CDS encoding indolepyruvate oxidoreductase subunit beta family protein gives MNAHVKTTGEGSDQSAGIIKLAILAVGGQGGGVLTSWIESVARANGYAAQATSVAGVAQRTGATVYYVEMAPEGPQKPVFSLMPAAGDVDIMITAEMMEAGRSIMRGFVTPDRTVLITSSHRALAVSEKMVPGDGIASSEEVIAAAQIAARKLICEDFDKLAVANGSVISATLFGALAGSGALPFTRDAFEDAIRTSGKGVDASLRAFAAAFDVAANGGPAPKAETAAHSPAQQAIGGPDRLQAQFHELASRTNDLRPEAREMALTGLRKVVDFQDIAYGAEYLDRVQKIAEIDRTDARMTREAAKYIANAMTYDDIIRVADAKTRDGRDRRIADEMRLKDGQLMQVTEFLHPRAEEIVSLLPAKMGARWQSNPRRMKLVDRLFNRGRRIRTDGIIGFGMLYLLGGAKSWRRRTLRHAEEMAHLDSWLGRVHAAAAHDQETAIELLRCQRLIKGYSDTHARGQSKFARVMDGASMVEGRADAADWIRRMREAALQDEKGEALDGALQTVRSFA, from the coding sequence ATGAACGCCCATGTCAAAACCACAGGCGAAGGCAGCGACCAGTCCGCCGGTATCATCAAGCTGGCGATCCTTGCCGTGGGCGGTCAGGGCGGTGGCGTGCTGACCAGCTGGATCGAATCCGTGGCGCGGGCGAATGGATACGCCGCGCAGGCAACCAGCGTCGCCGGCGTTGCCCAACGCACAGGCGCGACGGTCTATTATGTCGAGATGGCACCGGAGGGTCCGCAAAAGCCGGTATTCTCACTGATGCCCGCTGCCGGTGATGTCGACATCATGATCACGGCAGAGATGATGGAGGCTGGCCGGTCGATCATGCGCGGATTTGTGACGCCGGATCGGACAGTGCTGATCACCTCCTCGCATCGAGCGCTTGCCGTTTCAGAAAAGATGGTTCCCGGTGACGGTATCGCATCAAGTGAAGAGGTCATTGCGGCGGCGCAAATCGCCGCACGCAAACTGATCTGCGAGGATTTTGACAAGCTCGCAGTCGCCAACGGATCGGTCATTTCCGCAACCTTGTTCGGCGCGCTTGCGGGCTCTGGCGCCCTACCCTTCACACGAGACGCCTTTGAAGATGCGATCCGCACCAGCGGCAAAGGAGTTGATGCCAGCCTTCGCGCTTTTGCCGCCGCCTTTGACGTCGCTGCAAATGGCGGCCCCGCACCAAAAGCTGAAACGGCTGCTCACAGTCCTGCCCAACAGGCAATCGGCGGCCCCGACAGGCTGCAAGCTCAGTTTCACGAACTGGCAAGCCGCACGAACGATCTTCGCCCTGAAGCAAGAGAAATGGCACTGACGGGACTGCGCAAAGTTGTTGATTTTCAGGACATCGCATATGGCGCCGAATACCTCGACCGCGTGCAGAAAATTGCCGAGATCGACCGGACCGATGCTCGCATGACGCGAGAGGCGGCGAAATACATCGCCAATGCGATGACCTATGACGACATCATCCGGGTGGCCGATGCAAAAACGCGCGACGGGCGCGACCGGCGCATCGCCGATGAAATGCGCCTGAAGGATGGCCAGCTTATGCAGGTGACAGAGTTCCTGCACCCCCGCGCCGAAGAGATCGTGTCCCTTCTTCCCGCCAAGATGGGCGCTCGCTGGCAAAGCAATCCGCGGCGCATGAAACTTGTCGACAGATTGTTCAATCGCGGGCGCCGTATCCGCACGGACGGTATCATCGGCTTCGGGATGCTCTATCTGCTTGGTGGGGCGAAATCATGGCGCCGCCGCACCCTGCGCCACGCCGAAGAGATGGCGCATCTGGACAGCTGGTTGGGGCGCGTTCATGCCGCCGCCGCGCATGATCAGGAAACAGCGATCGAGCTGCTGCGCTGTCAGCGGCTGATAAAGGGTTACTCTGACACTCATGCGCGCGGTCAGTCAAAGTTCGCTCGAGTCATGGATGGGGCGTCAATGGTCGAAGGTCGAGCCGATGCGGCGGACTGGATACGCCGGATGCGCGAAGCCGCCCTTCAGGACGAGAAGGGAGAGGCATTGGACGGCGCGCTACAGACCGTCCGCAGTTTTGCCTGA
- a CDS encoding MarR family winged helix-turn-helix transcriptional regulator, which translates to MKSLGAAMGSDRAGLNDNPAAADPLATRRLRLWIRMLGVTRQIENRLREYLRVEHDTTLPRFDVMAMLHRRSEGLTMSELSRMLLISNGNATAVVNRLVQDGMVERILSDEDRRRVSVRLTPEGAEFFDLLASDHLQMIGGLLSELDDQDLDRMRDTFRRLRDSLSAAG; encoded by the coding sequence ATGAAATCACTGGGGGCAGCGATGGGATCTGATCGTGCAGGTCTGAATGACAATCCGGCAGCCGCTGATCCGCTGGCTACCCGCAGGTTGCGGCTTTGGATCAGGATGCTGGGTGTGACCCGGCAGATTGAGAACCGCCTGCGCGAATATCTTCGGGTAGAGCATGATACGACCCTGCCGCGCTTTGACGTGATGGCCATGCTTCATCGCCGCAGCGAAGGGCTGACGATGTCAGAACTGTCGCGAATGTTGTTGATCTCCAATGGCAATGCGACAGCAGTGGTTAACCGGCTGGTGCAAGACGGCATGGTCGAACGCATCCTGTCAGATGAAGATCGCAGACGCGTATCGGTTCGTCTGACGCCAGAGGGGGCAGAGTTCTTCGATCTTCTCGCCTCTGACCACCTGCAGATGATCGGTGGCCTGTTGTCAGAGCTTGACGATCAGGACCTTGACCGTATGCGTGACACCTTTCGCAGGCTGCGTGACAGCCTTTCAGCAGCCGGTTGA
- a CDS encoding SDR family oxidoreductase → MSEYTAVITGGNKGIGADLAADMTARGWKVISLARHPGEAAEVEHVICDLSDPAAVAQAAADVAAKHEVTHFIHNAGIILPNLIEDARPDEMLALTQLHLASALTLAQAFLPAMKARGFGRILFNASRAALGAKTRTAYSASKAGMIGMARTWALELAEHGITVNVVAPGPILTDNFWGIVPKGSDQEADLAKRIPVGRLGTVRDVTRTFMFLADPDAGFITGQTLFVCGGASIGTVPI, encoded by the coding sequence ATGAGCGAATACACAGCCGTCATCACCGGCGGAAACAAGGGGATTGGCGCGGATCTGGCGGCCGACATGACCGCGCGGGGCTGGAAGGTGATCTCGCTGGCGCGGCATCCGGGCGAGGCGGCGGAGGTTGAGCATGTGATCTGCGATCTGTCCGATCCGGCTGCGGTCGCACAAGCCGCGGCGGATGTCGCTGCGAAGCACGAGGTCACGCATTTCATCCACAATGCCGGGATTATCCTGCCAAACCTGATCGAGGACGCGCGGCCGGATGAAATGCTGGCACTGACTCAGCTTCATCTTGCGTCGGCGCTGACTTTGGCGCAGGCGTTCCTGCCTGCAATGAAGGCCCGCGGCTTTGGGCGCATCCTGTTCAATGCCTCCCGCGCAGCGCTTGGGGCAAAAACCCGAACCGCCTATTCCGCGTCAAAGGCCGGTATGATCGGCATGGCGCGGACCTGGGCACTCGAACTGGCCGAGCATGGAATAACGGTCAACGTCGTCGCACCCGGTCCGATACTGACGGATAACTTCTGGGGTATTGTACCAAAGGGCAGTGATCAGGAAGCCGATCTTGCCAAGCGTATTCCCGTGGGGCGATTGGGCACGGTTCGAGATGTCACGCGGACATTCATGTTTCTGGCCGATCCCGATGCTGGCTTTATCACCGGGCAGACCCTGTTCGTCTGCGGAGGGGCAAGCATAGGTACGGTGCCGATCTGA
- a CDS encoding aromatic-ring-hydroxylating dioxygenase subunit beta, with translation MNREEVTDFIYDEAWMLDEGQFHEWLELWLPDAVYWMPLNWNQQDPINETSLLYEDNFMLRLRIERLAGARTFSQKPKSRCHHVLNRPRIVEISDDAAKVMTKMHYVETRLDEQQLLALTVTHDLKATDGGIKIAGKRVDILNCDAAFGNIQLLP, from the coding sequence ATGAACCGCGAAGAGGTCACCGATTTCATCTATGACGAGGCGTGGATGCTGGATGAGGGCCAGTTTCACGAATGGCTGGAGCTTTGGCTGCCCGATGCGGTCTATTGGATGCCGCTGAACTGGAACCAGCAGGACCCGATCAACGAAACCTCACTGCTGTATGAGGACAACTTCATGCTGCGCCTTCGGATCGAAAGGCTGGCCGGGGCGCGGACCTTCAGTCAGAAACCGAAAAGCCGCTGCCACCATGTGCTGAACCGCCCGCGCATCGTCGAGATTTCCGACGATGCAGCGAAGGTCATGACCAAGATGCACTATGTCGAAACGCGGCTGGATGAACAGCAATTGCTGGCCTTGACAGTGACGCATGATCTGAAGGCGACGGATGGCGGGATCAAAATCGCAGGCAAGCGTGTCGATATCCTCAACTGCGATGCGGCCTTCGGTAATATTCAGTTGCTGCCATGA
- a CDS encoding aromatic ring-hydroxylating dioxygenase subunit alpha codes for MTDTTTLQERVNDLIRPQQVHRDVYTSPEVYRLEMKHLFPNCWVYIGHESQTPNKGDYITAQIGDQPLLMVRHSNDEIYVMYNRCPHKGTKIVIDKAGNTGKFFRCPYHAWSFKTDGCLLAIPLKKGYEGTGLEDTEAAKGLAPVGDMKNYRGFIFARLATEGISFEDFFGESLSSLDNMVDRSPVGKLTVAGAPLRYMHKCNWKMLVENQTDTCHPMVAHESSAGTAVKIWEEMDKPEGTPTPPAMQIIAPFMSPYEFFENMGIRTWPNGHGHTGVHHSIHSDYSDIPGYYDAMVEAYGEERAQEILGENRHNTVYFPNIMIKGPIQQLRNFIPLGPDKTLVESWIFSLDGAPSELTARTAMYNRMINAPTSMVGHDDLEMYERAQEGLMSDGLEWVNIQRLYEDDEDFTETAELNGTTERQMRNQFDAWKRFMIGGAA; via the coding sequence ATGACAGATACCACAACGCTGCAGGAACGGGTCAACGATTTGATCCGCCCCCAACAGGTTCATCGCGATGTTTATACCAGTCCGGAGGTCTATCGGCTGGAAATGAAGCATCTCTTTCCGAACTGCTGGGTCTATATCGGCCATGAAAGCCAGACGCCGAACAAGGGAGACTATATCACCGCGCAGATCGGTGATCAGCCTTTGCTTATGGTGCGCCACAGCAATGACGAAATCTATGTCATGTATAACCGTTGCCCCCACAAGGGCACGAAGATCGTCATCGACAAGGCGGGCAATACCGGCAAATTCTTCCGGTGCCCGTATCACGCTTGGTCGTTCAAGACCGACGGCTGTCTGCTCGCGATCCCGCTGAAGAAGGGATATGAGGGCACGGGTCTGGAAGATACGGAAGCCGCGAAGGGCCTCGCCCCGGTGGGCGACATGAAGAACTATCGCGGCTTCATCTTCGCGCGGCTGGCGACGGAAGGGATCAGCTTCGAAGATTTCTTCGGGGAATCCCTGTCATCGCTGGATAATATGGTCGACCGCTCTCCTGTCGGGAAGCTGACGGTTGCGGGTGCGCCGCTGCGCTATATGCACAAATGCAACTGGAAGATGCTGGTCGAAAACCAGACGGATACCTGCCACCCGATGGTTGCCCACGAATCCAGTGCTGGCACCGCGGTGAAAATCTGGGAGGAGATGGACAAACCCGAAGGCACACCCACGCCGCCCGCGATGCAGATCATCGCACCCTTTATGTCGCCCTATGAGTTCTTTGAAAACATGGGTATCCGCACATGGCCGAACGGTCACGGTCATACCGGTGTGCATCATTCGATCCATTCCGACTATTCGGACATCCCCGGCTATTACGATGCAATGGTCGAAGCCTATGGCGAGGAACGCGCGCAGGAAATCCTGGGCGAGAACCGGCACAACACGGTCTATTTCCCGAATATCATGATCAAGGGACCGATCCAGCAATTGCGGAACTTCATCCCGCTCGGCCCGGACAAGACGCTGGTCGAAAGCTGGATCTTCAGCCTCGACGGTGCGCCCTCCGAGCTGACCGCGCGGACGGCCATGTATAACCGGATGATCAACGCGCCGACCTCGATGGTCGGGCATGATGATCTGGAAATGTATGAGCGCGCGCAGGAAGGGCTGATGTCCGACGGCCTCGAATGGGTGAATATTCAGCGGCTTTACGAGGACGACGAGGATTTCACCGAAACCGCCGAGTTGAATGGCACGACCGAACGCCAGATGCGCAACCAGTTCGATGCCTGGAAACGCTTCATGATCGGGGGTGCGGCATGA
- a CDS encoding PDR/VanB family oxidoreductase has product MSDLKLVVQRVEDAGELIREIELASADGAALPGYEAGAHIEVALPGDRHNAYSLIDFSGNAASPETYVLGVRLEDEGDGGSRFMHGLRPGDEISASGPKNHFPLDGGDGPVLLLAGGIGVTPLIAMATALAAGSRDFRMVYASRSAAAAAFADRLSGCHGDRISLHHDDQAGGPVPVADLVNGADPETHIYVCGPKPMIDATRAAMEAAGRPEAQFHAELFENTSHQSGDKPFEVEVASTGQVITVPADKTIIEALEEAGIDLIYDCQRGDCGICQTDVLEGTPDHRDVVLSKEERDSGKVMQICVSRALTDRLKLDL; this is encoded by the coding sequence ATGTCCGATCTCAAGCTAGTCGTTCAGCGCGTCGAAGATGCCGGCGAACTGATCCGTGAAATCGAACTTGCATCGGCGGATGGTGCGGCTCTGCCGGGATATGAGGCGGGCGCGCATATCGAAGTGGCGTTGCCCGGCGACCGGCATAACGCCTATTCACTGATTGATTTTTCCGGCAATGCGGCATCGCCAGAAACTTACGTACTGGGCGTGCGCCTTGAGGACGAGGGGGACGGTGGCTCTCGCTTCATGCACGGGTTGAGGCCGGGCGATGAAATCTCGGCGTCGGGACCGAAGAACCACTTTCCGCTGGATGGTGGCGACGGGCCGGTGCTGCTGCTGGCCGGGGGAATCGGGGTGACACCGCTGATCGCTATGGCGACGGCACTTGCCGCGGGTTCGCGCGATTTCAGGATGGTCTATGCCAGCAGATCGGCCGCAGCGGCCGCCTTTGCCGACCGGCTGAGTGGTTGTCACGGCGACCGGATCAGCCTGCATCATGACGATCAGGCGGGCGGGCCTGTGCCTGTTGCAGATTTGGTCAACGGCGCGGATCCCGAGACGCATATCTATGTCTGCGGGCCGAAGCCCATGATCGACGCCACCCGCGCGGCGATGGAGGCTGCCGGTCGCCCCGAAGCGCAATTTCACGCCGAGCTGTTCGAGAACACCTCTCACCAAAGCGGTGACAAACCGTTCGAGGTTGAGGTCGCATCCACCGGGCAGGTCATTACCGTGCCGGCGGACAAGACGATCATCGAGGCGTTGGAGGAAGCAGGCATTGATCTGATCTATGACTGTCAGCGCGGTGATTGCGGGATTTGCCAGACGGATGTTCTTGAAGGCACGCCGGACCACCGCGATGTCGTACTTTCCAAGGAAGAGCGTGACTCTGGCAAGGTCATGCAGATTTGCGTCAGCCGCGCGCTGACAGACCGTCTCAAGCTAGATCTTTAG
- a CDS encoding TRAP transporter substrate-binding protein, whose translation MQLSRKTLAAALIALAMSTAGSVQAQETTLRLSNWLPPSHPVVKDIMVPWAEQVAEATEGRVEVQILDAPLGPPPAHFDLVSSGAADIGFSAHSYTPGRFTLTEIAELPFLTPSSEANSVALWNVWSNMLAEQNEHAGVKVLALFGHGPGHLFTTDRAVSPMSELEGAKIRVAGAITDQLVQGLGMVSVQAPSSESYELLSNGVADGIVFPYESVPFFRLDDVVTNGLRVDGGLYNVSFFFVMNQAKFDSLSEEDRAAIDSVSGEALVRMAGQAWDAADAAGLAALEGKVTFHDATEEERATIEEDANAIYDRVRAGYEAKGVDFDAALAMFREELEKAAP comes from the coding sequence ATGCAACTTAGCAGGAAGACACTCGCCGCTGCGCTTATCGCGCTCGCCATGTCCACCGCAGGCAGCGTGCAGGCGCAGGAAACAACCTTGCGGCTCTCAAACTGGCTGCCGCCCTCGCATCCGGTCGTGAAAGACATCATGGTCCCCTGGGCTGAACAGGTGGCCGAGGCGACCGAAGGCCGGGTAGAGGTGCAAATCCTCGACGCGCCGCTTGGTCCGCCGCCTGCCCATTTCGACCTTGTGTCCAGCGGGGCTGCCGATATCGGTTTCTCGGCCCACAGCTATACGCCCGGACGCTTTACGCTGACGGAAATTGCCGAATTGCCGTTCCTGACCCCCAGCTCCGAAGCGAATTCGGTTGCGCTGTGGAATGTCTGGTCGAACATGCTCGCCGAACAGAATGAACACGCGGGCGTCAAGGTGCTTGCACTGTTCGGCCACGGTCCGGGCCACCTGTTCACGACCGACCGCGCTGTCAGCCCGATGTCGGAACTGGAAGGTGCAAAGATCCGTGTCGCGGGTGCAATTACCGACCAGCTTGTGCAGGGGCTTGGTATGGTGTCGGTCCAGGCGCCTTCTTCCGAAAGCTATGAACTTCTGTCGAACGGGGTGGCCGACGGGATCGTGTTCCCCTATGAATCCGTACCGTTCTTTCGGCTGGACGATGTTGTCACGAACGGCCTTCGCGTCGATGGCGGGTTGTATAACGTGTCATTCTTCTTCGTGATGAATCAGGCAAAATTCGACAGTCTTTCGGAGGAGGACCGCGCAGCCATCGACAGCGTATCGGGTGAAGCCCTTGTGCGCATGGCCGGTCAGGCATGGGATGCCGCCGATGCTGCCGGACTGGCCGCGTTGGAAGGCAAAGTCACCTTCCACGACGCAACCGAAGAAGAGCGCGCCACGATCGAGGAAGATGCGAATGCCATCTACGACCGTGTTCGTGCCGGCTACGAAGCCAAAGGCGTTGACTTCGATGCAGCACTGGCAATGTTCAGGGAAGAACTGGAAAAGGCCGCCCCGTGA
- a CDS encoding TRAP transporter small permease codes for MNIETLRMQVRTVSAVILGVMLLALTCITVLDVTGRYIFNAPLPGGTELTELLVMGVIFAGLPAISLDDGHVTADILSQQLSDRGRSIQLFLARLCAVIALILVSIEMWKHGARLSSYNQTTVFLHIPVGIIAQFAAGICATSALIVAVLALTRAPHGN; via the coding sequence GTGAACATCGAAACCTTGCGGATGCAGGTCCGCACCGTATCGGCGGTCATCCTTGGGGTGATGCTGCTGGCGCTGACCTGCATCACGGTGCTGGATGTAACTGGGCGCTATATCTTCAATGCGCCCCTGCCCGGCGGGACCGAATTGACAGAGCTGCTGGTCATGGGCGTCATCTTTGCCGGCCTGCCCGCGATCAGTCTGGATGACGGCCACGTCACTGCAGATATTCTCTCACAGCAACTGTCAGATCGAGGCCGCAGCATACAGCTGTTCCTTGCCCGCCTGTGTGCCGTGATCGCGCTGATCCTCGTCTCTATCGAGATGTGGAAACATGGCGCAAGGCTCAGCAGCTATAACCAGACAACCGTCTTTCTTCACATCCCGGTGGGCATCATCGCGCAATTCGCAGCCGGGATTTGCGCGACCTCGGCACTGATTGTCGCTGTGCTGGCACTGACGCGCGCGCCGCATGGAAACTAG
- a CDS encoding TRAP transporter large permease, translating into MDWPIGTAILFAMLFAGIPIGYALTLVGFVGVASIIGMDPALAMIGQVYVDSGRSYTLSVVPLFLLMGNMIVQSKIADEIYDAANAWLRHRKGGLAMATVVACGGFGSVCGSSLATAATMGKIALPAMRRHGYSDRLATGSIAAGGTLGIIIPPSVILVIYGILTQQDIGKLFLAGIIPGLLGVIGYMLAVRLSLIISREEITPLSKLSLTERLVATRGVAPALALFAFVLGGIYLGVFTATEAAGMGAGASILLTAFRGRLTPRATLATLFDTGKTTAVMFFVLFGALYFLNYVNLSGLSTDIRGWVLGLDMPPIGVILMIMLMLLVLGSLLESLSMVMLVTPILFPIVTALGFDPIWFGVFLVVATELSYITPPMGMNVFVLRVVAKDVPIGQIFRGVVPFVIMDVIRLMLLIGFPILVLLIPNAM; encoded by the coding sequence ATGGACTGGCCGATTGGAACCGCAATTCTGTTCGCGATGCTGTTTGCCGGCATACCCATCGGCTATGCGCTGACGCTTGTCGGCTTTGTCGGGGTCGCCAGCATTATCGGGATGGACCCGGCACTGGCGATGATCGGGCAGGTCTATGTCGACAGCGGACGAAGCTACACCCTCTCGGTCGTGCCGCTGTTCCTGCTGATGGGGAATATGATCGTCCAATCGAAGATTGCAGATGAGATTTACGATGCTGCCAATGCCTGGCTGCGCCACCGTAAGGGCGGGTTGGCGATGGCGACAGTGGTTGCCTGCGGCGGCTTCGGATCGGTCTGCGGTTCGTCGCTGGCAACTGCTGCGACAATGGGCAAGATCGCCCTGCCCGCCATGCGCCGACACGGCTATTCCGACCGCTTGGCAACAGGGTCCATCGCGGCGGGCGGCACACTTGGCATCATCATCCCGCCCTCTGTGATCCTTGTGATCTATGGCATCCTGACCCAGCAGGATATCGGCAAGCTATTCCTCGCCGGGATCATCCCCGGACTGCTTGGGGTCATCGGCTATATGCTGGCCGTTCGCCTGTCACTCATTATAAGCCGCGAAGAAATCACGCCGCTGTCAAAGCTCAGCCTGACCGAAAGGCTGGTTGCAACGCGCGGCGTCGCGCCTGCACTCGCACTTTTCGCTTTCGTGCTGGGCGGCATCTATCTGGGCGTTTTCACTGCGACCGAAGCCGCCGGCATGGGCGCAGGCGCGTCGATCCTGCTGACCGCGTTTCGTGGTCGGCTGACGCCGCGGGCAACGCTGGCAACCCTGTTCGATACGGGCAAAACCACCGCGGTGATGTTCTTTGTCCTGTTCGGTGCACTGTATTTCCTGAACTACGTCAACCTCTCGGGCCTCTCGACCGATATCCGTGGCTGGGTGCTGGGGCTGGATATGCCGCCCATCGGGGTGATCCTGATGATCATGCTGATGCTGCTGGTGCTGGGCAGCCTGCTGGAAAGCCTGTCCATGGTCATGCTGGTCACACCGATCCTGTTTCCGATCGTCACCGCACTTGGCTTTGACCCCATCTGGTTCGGCGTGTTTCTTGTCGTCGCAACAGAGCTGAGCTATATCACCCCGCCGATGGGCATGAATGTCTTTGTGCTGCGCGTGGTGGCCAAGGACGTGCCAATCGGGCAAATCTTCCGGGGCGTGGTTCCCTTCGTCATTATGGATGTGATACGGCTGATGCTCCTGATCGGCTTCCCCATTCTGGTTCTGCTGATCCCGAACGCGATGTAA
- a CDS encoding MarR family winged helix-turn-helix transcriptional regulator produces the protein MHEASSEKAGFLDNYTLFLMAVASAKVSKSFHEIAAAQGLSVAEWRVLACLHDLGTATVSELSRLSLLEQSRLTHLIGRIQTRGLVRRYRDSKNRRSVQVKLTPEGAELAANLVHQAKEHERRAVIERLGKADTERLHRLLRKLMEKPA, from the coding sequence GTGCACGAAGCGAGTTCCGAGAAGGCCGGTTTTCTGGACAACTACACTCTGTTCCTGATGGCCGTCGCGAGCGCGAAGGTCAGCAAGAGCTTTCACGAAATCGCTGCAGCACAGGGCCTGTCCGTCGCCGAATGGCGGGTGCTCGCCTGCCTGCATGATCTGGGAACGGCGACGGTCTCTGAACTGTCGCGCCTGTCCTTGCTGGAGCAATCGCGCCTGACCCATCTGATCGGCCGCATTCAGACCCGCGGCCTTGTCAGGCGTTACCGCGACAGTAAGAACCGCAGAAGCGTGCAGGTGAAACTGACGCCTGAAGGGGCAGAGCTTGCAGCGAACCTTGTCCACCAGGCCAAAGAGCATGAGCGCCGCGCCGTCATCGAACGCCTTGGCAAGGCAGATACCGAACGGCTGCACAGATTGCTGCGCAAACTGATGGAAAAGCCGGCCTGA
- a CDS encoding RidA family protein, producing the protein MIHEVLHPRGWKATPGYSNGIAASGRMVFTGGVVGWNAEQEFETDDFASQVEAALSSIVAILAEAGARPEHLVRLTWYVTDKAEYLSSLKQIGQAYRNTIGKSYPAMALVQVVALVEDRAKVEIEATAIIPD; encoded by the coding sequence ATGATACATGAGGTGCTGCACCCCAGGGGCTGGAAGGCGACGCCGGGCTATTCGAACGGCATTGCCGCATCGGGAAGAATGGTCTTTACCGGTGGCGTCGTCGGATGGAACGCCGAGCAAGAGTTCGAGACGGACGATTTCGCCAGTCAGGTGGAGGCAGCGCTGTCCAGCATCGTCGCGATTTTGGCAGAGGCTGGAGCGCGACCGGAACATCTTGTTCGGCTGACCTGGTATGTGACCGACAAGGCTGAATATCTGTCGTCGCTCAAGCAGATCGGACAAGCATATCGGAATACCATCGGCAAATCCTATCCGGCGATGGCGCTTGTTCAGGTGGTTGCCCTGGTCGAGGATCGTGCCAAGGTCGAGATTGAAGCAACAGCGATCATCCCGGATTGA
- a CDS encoding acyl-CoA thioesterase translates to MSYHRFIQVEFNHCDPAGIVFYPRYFEMTNSVVENFFAEVVGYPFRRMHMEEGTGVPTVRIEATFSAPSRLGDMLDFSLRIQNVGTSSATLDLLAHADRQERVRATSTIVWISNGGKATPWPDEVRDKLIEFKELTDDT, encoded by the coding sequence ATGAGCTATCACCGTTTCATTCAGGTTGAATTCAATCACTGCGACCCGGCGGGCATCGTCTTCTACCCCCGCTATTTCGAGATGACGAATTCGGTGGTGGAGAACTTCTTTGCCGAAGTCGTCGGTTATCCGTTTCGCCGGATGCATATGGAAGAGGGTACGGGCGTTCCGACCGTCAGGATTGAGGCCACATTCAGCGCGCCGTCGCGACTCGGCGATATGCTCGATTTCAGCCTGCGGATTCAGAACGTCGGAACATCCAGTGCGACGCTGGACCTTCTGGCCCATGCGGATCGGCAGGAACGTGTGCGTGCGACATCGACAATCGTCTGGATCAGCAATGGCGGCAAAGCCACGCCATGGCCAGACGAGGTGCGGGACAAACTTATCGAATTCAAGGAGCTGACCGATGATACATGA